In one window of Mytilus galloprovincialis chromosome 6, xbMytGall1.hap1.1, whole genome shotgun sequence DNA:
- the LOC143080177 gene encoding uncharacterized protein LOC143080177, which yields MTNKATSAKDRQLYKDLRDHSRLFEERVVHMQTSLYEESEYDAMSFMEKKDEVWGIPVSPMICAHEHNMIDVIGHPCIQRHLNRIWYMYNEQIFFPIGTSEAAAKFWDCFRNACCCNGCTRRIQAWFTPLMKFCIHYIFLMALIIGFSAFVFTDLKIISSISDIGIYEWLLYL from the exons ATGACGAACAAAGCAACATCAGCGAAGGACAGGCAGCTTTACAAAGATCTCCGAGACCATTCAAG GTTGTTTGAAGAGAGGGTGGTTCATATGCAGACCTCATTATATGAGGAAAGTGAATATGATGCTATGTCGTTTATGGAAAAAAAAGATGAAGTTTGGGGAATTCCAGTTTCTCCAATGATATGTGCGCATGAGCACAATATGATAGATGTTATAGGCCACCCCTGCATTCAACGACATCTTAACAGAATatggtacatgtataatgaacaaatatttttcCCTATCGGTACCTCTGAGGCAGCAGCAAAGTTTTGGGACTGTTTTAGG AATGCATGTTGTTGTAATGGGTGTACCAGAAGGATTCAAGCATGGTTTACCCCATTGATGAAGTTTTGTATTCATTAT atttttctgATGGCATTAATTATAGGCTTCAGTGCTTTTGTTTTTACTGACCTAAAGATAATTTCAAGTATCAGTGACATTGGAATTTATGAATGGCTACTGTATTTGTGA